Genomic DNA from Triticum dicoccoides isolate Atlit2015 ecotype Zavitan chromosome 4B, WEW_v2.0, whole genome shotgun sequence:
catgtaATGAATATTGTTTTAATCTTGGAGGAAAATGCCAATCAAGGATTTGAAAAAAAACTGTAAATGTGtacaaaaaatgttgaccatgtatggaAAAATGTTAATCTAGTATTTGAAAAATGATAAACAAGGATTTGAAAATTGtttaatgtgtatagaaaaaatattgaccatgtgttAAATAAAtattaattttttatttgaaaACTATTGAAAGTGTATTAGAAACATGTACTACATGTATACCAGAAATGTGCATAGAAAAACAATGTAAATAtgagagaaaagaaaaggaaaccaatgaaAAAAGTGAAAGAAAgccaaagaaaaaggaagaaaaaggaaagaaaataaaaaagcctgtGCGCAAGTTCTAGACCAGTCTATTTCTTTTAATTATGCGTGAATGGGCCGGCCCTTAACTGTAGACAATTCAGGCGAGACCTATGGAACACTAGAGAGCAACTAGTTGATGAGCACTCCTGCGGGAGCCTCCCAACGATCACTTGAGGGTGGGCTGAGAGCGTGCCACTTGACGCGCTCTCAGCTGccaccacgtgtcgcgctctggtggCTCCCTCTAGATTTCTTTTATTTCTCTGCATgcgtttttggctttttagatCGGTTATTTTTATTTTTGGCTTTTAGGTTTTTCACCGGTCCTTTTTtacaaaaaaattgatttttttgtgAAAAATGCATTATTTTCCTTCGTGAGAGGCACAATTTTGTTTCAGCGAGAGGCACAGTTGCGCCTCTCGGAAAGAAAAAAtcgtgttttctctttttctttttttccttccgtgagaggcacggttttgcttccgcgagaggcacgaccgtgcttctcgaaaacggaaaaaatgcgtttttccaTTTGCGAGGGGCACGGTTTTTCTTCCGCAAGAGGGACGACCGTGCCTctcaaaaacagaaaaaaaaatgtgttttctgttatttttcctttcatgagaggcacggttttgcttccgtgagaggcatggcCATGCCTCTCGGATACGAAAAAACACATTAtttttgcttccatgagaggcacgtTTTTGCTTCCATGTGAGGCACTCGGAAAAGGGAAAAacatgttttctatttatttttcttccgcgagaggtacTGTTTTTTTGTCCGAATTTTTCGTGGATTTTtgccgtcaaaacctatcaacatgtgaTCTATTTTTGAAGATCTCGACCCGACGGATCCAATGATGAAAGCGGTttaagatttggacgcacggtttagaaGATAAAACATTTCAATTAAATGGATCTAAAAAAAGGGAAATCTCCTAGGTAGCGATAAGTGGCGCACATACAGCACGCCACTTGTCCCAACCTGGGGAGGTGAAAGTGATCTTTGGAAGAAATACTCCTGAATTAGTGATTTCATTCAATATAGCCTTTGCGTATGTTCACAATAGCTATATGTGTGTCGATTCATCTTCCTTTCcattccctttttcttttttttcatattttgttctattttttatgttttaattttattcattcttttatcttttatctttattatattttacattttttattgttcctttttcttttctgctgTTCATAATTTTGTAATTTTGTAATTCGTCACGTATACCAAATATGTTCAAAATTTTGTAATGCCCGTTGTGTTGTTAAGAAAAGGCTCACATCGTATTTTTGAAGAATGTTCACCATGTGTATAACAACTTTTGATGTGTACTTTTAAAAGGTTGAtcatgtgttgttcatcgtgtattaAGATATATTCATTTTTTGTAAATATTTCAGTGAATATTACATTTCTCCGGACTGTATCTACAAACTGATCATCGAGTATTTTAAAAAGGTTCAACTTATTTTTTTAAACattcgatgtgtattggaaatgataTGATTTAACTTTTTAAATTAATATGTTTGTATAAGAATTTTAAACAGACGGTGAACAAGTATTTGATAGATGGTGAACATATTTTCAATAGACAATGAACGATTTAtttaatatgtgatgaacattttcttagtacGTAGTGAACATTCCGTTCTAAATTATCTAGTTTAATACGCGATTAATGTATCAAAAAGTTTGTTGTGTATTTTAGTAAGATGTGATTTTTTTCAAAAGATGCATGCATTTTGTTAATATATATTTTCAGAAATACATGATAAAAAATTTCTAATACATGTTGAAGCTTTTAAATAGACGTCGAACTGTTTTTTTTAATATAGGATGAACATTTTatcaatacatgatgaacattcttTTTAGTCATGAACACTATTTTGAATTACATGAAGAATTTTTAAATACACGGTGAACAACTTTGTAATATACTATTTGTTTTTGTAAAATACGATTTGAACATTTTTAGGACATTAGTAAATTAGCTTTTCATGCATCTCTCATTTAAAAGGAAATAGGTTCTTGTATATCTCTCatttaaaagaaaaaaaatgaaggcAGAGAAAAACTTGAGAAGAAAAATGAAGGCagcgaaaaaaaaagagagaggaaaaAAGCGAACGGAACGAAGCTGGGCGTACGCGCTGCGGTGAGCACGTACGCGGCAGTCAGCCACAGTGCGGCCAGTCCTTGTGAGTGACGCGCCCGCATCTTGCGCTGTTTGACCCGTACGTACGAGTGCTTCCACAGCCACAGCGCCGTCAGAGGCGGCCCCACCCACACCATTGGCCGGTCACTCCACCTCCACTGCACCTGCTCTGTTTTTGCGTAGCCACCACCTACTCCGTTGGAGCGCAAAACAAAAACATTCCCTCCCACCTCTCCCTGCTCCTCCCGCTCGCTCTATAAATATTGCACGTTCTGCTCTGCTCCTAGCTACCATTACTGGTAGCACCATAGCACCTCCTCAGCTTGAAGGCCgcaagcagagcagagcagagctcACTCCGTCCGTCACTGACCGCTCCGCTGCGATGAAGGTAATCTGATCGATCGACGATGCCATGGATCTATGCATCTCTTCCCGCTTTTTGGTTCTCTTCTGAACATGTTGCTCATGTTTTTATATACCATGCAGAAGGTGCGGGCGAGGCCGCGGCGGATCCCGGCGTTCGGGGAGTGGAACTACTACGACGACGGTGGGTACGGGTACGGCGACGGCGCCGGGGACTGGCCGGTCACCCAGTGCTTGGACTCCGCCATGCAGGCCGGCCTGTTCGTctcgctgccgacttcaccgaagcCACTCAAAAAGGTGAGTACGTACTGCATGGGCTCGTCATCCTTTTCGAAAAAACGCATGGATTCTTCATGAGCAAGCACACGGATTCTTGCCTTATGAGTTTTGTTACTGATTTTGTAAACAACTGAGGAGTCCTTCTGATTGCATCACATAGTCACATAGATTACTACTAAATGAGTGTTGTAGTACACGTATAGAACGAGCTACTTTTTGGAAAAGTTCGGAGCATTGTAGAAATGAAGAAACGCAAACGTTTGCGGCAGCCGCCCTAGCAAAAGGAGTAGCAAAACACATAATAGTACGAAATACAGTCATGACGTCCAGGAATAAGCCTTTCGCTCTCCCGGTGTCGAAGTAAAAAAATGCCATTGTCCTAAAAAGACAGCGAGCCCTATAGCTATACAGCTGCTCGCAGTGGAAATGCTGTTACTTTTTGCTGTAACCTCTGTCCTCACTATTACTAGGTGGTAAAGTGGAGTGACAGCGGTACACTTGAGGTGGACGGGGAGCAGAGGCAGAGGCAGAGGCAGAGGCAGAAGGTGGTGGTGGGGCTGCGCGAAGAGCACGGGCCGAAGAAGCCCATAGAAATTTACCTGAAAGTGTCCGACGCCGACGCCCACCTCGCCGCAAGCTGCAACAAAGCTTCTCGCAGGGCGAGGGCGGTCAAAGCCGTGGACGAGGACCTCTACGTGATCCCGCCGGACATGCTCTGCCACAATAATAACCAACGCGTAAGTGACCTGAAGGATTTGTCGTGTTTACTGTTTATTTATGGTCTTATCTCACTGACAGAAGAATCATGTACTACTCCATTACTTGTCCACTGTTTAGCTGTGGTCTTATCTTACTGACAAGTGTTTATTGGCTCCTACGACTGCAGAAGAGGCTGACACGAGTGTTTAGTGGTAGTACTGTTTAATTGGGGTCTTATCTTACTGACGGGTGTTTTATTCCTTGGTGCAGAAGAGGCTGACGAAACGGCTGTGGATCGGGTGCCTGGGATGCGTCTCCGCCTAGGGATCGTAAACCATCTGGCCttggcgtgcgtgcgtgcgtgttgtaaagagagagagaaaagaaagaGGAGCGGAAAGCCATGGGCCATGATGCTGTCACGCCATGTCaaacatcctctctctctctctctactatagTCCTAGTATTATGCGTTTTAGTATTAGGATGGATGGACGGATGGCTTGATGGACGGAGACGGCGACGTGATGCGCGGCACGCGGCAGGCAGGCAGCGTCATTTCCCCGTGCCAAACGCCCACTCGAGTGCTGCTTTTCTCCTTCCACCGTTGCATCTTCCCGAGCTTGCTTGCTACTCGATGTGTCTATGTAGTTGGAGACTTGTTCCGTGCCTGTTGAGCATGCATGAAAAGAAAACAAGAAAGGAGAGGCCATGGCGGTGGTGTCTTGTTCTGCACGACTCCAACCGTATCTCTTTCAGTTAATCCATTGCTTTTTGGATGTCTCTTGTTATTTCTCTTTCGATGTCTTGTGTTAGCTTACGACGTAGGGTATGAATGTGATTGCGCGCTGATTCTTTCCGGCCTCGCTGATCGGTCACACGATCGCCGCTTTATGCAAACGCGTCTAGTGTAGGGATTCAGGCGGGCTGCGTCGCTTATCGGCAAGCTTTCCAAGAGCAAAAGGCATGAAATATAAGATTGTTTAAATCACCACGCTCTTTTTTATGGAGAAAATACTAATCTTCATTACTAATAATATAATAGTGGGAGGTCTAATTATATTTTTATTAGACGTTGGTCTGCAGCCTTAAACGCGTGTGTGCAACGAAATGCAGTTTCAACAAAATGAAGTTGGAGATGACAACTTTCGCACATTTTGCATTTTCAAGGCCAGATATTTCTATCTAtcagattttttttccaaaaaatgcATATAGATATTTTACGTGAAAATATAGATATTTgatagtactaacttactcttaaaaTAATACTATGATGATCTGCTGCATGCATTAAAATGGGGAACTTAAACTGCAGCACTCTCGATAATCGGTTTTACCATTTTAATGCATTAAAAAACCAGCGAACGTTCGTTGTGACGGGTGTCATTTAAGAACGTTTTTGTGATAGTTCTTCATGTGTGTGTGGATGTGAACCGTGTTGTACCCTTTGGGTGtagtggtttgctttatttataaagcggggcgaaagtctTTTTAGTGATAGTTTCTTTAAAAATGTATGACAATTTCTTCAGAGATGCATATCAAACTCGGAAAAGAAGGAAATTTGAAGGCAAAAGTGGGGAGAAATTGCCATCTGCTACCACCTAGAGATGCCAACAAAAAATGTTTGTTTCTCACNNNNNNNNNNNNNNNNNNNNNNNNNNNNNNNNNNNNNNNNNNNNNNNNNNNNNNNTTTccatttattttataaaaatacaTGAGCAAGTTTCCGAAAAATATCTATTTTGCATGATTTCTTTTGCAATTTTTTTGATGCGTATAAATAAGTTTTGTGAATCACTCACATGTATATTGATCTCAATTCAAAAGAAATTGATTCGGTTTATGTGTACCTTGTTCTAAAACCCCGCTGTACATGGCATTGCTTCCCTAGGTCAGATTTGGGCGTTGAAAGATCCCTCATTGACACATCCCTGATGTATGAAATTCCGGAAGGTGTGATGAATAGTCAAAAACGATGACATCATGACATGCCCCAGGAGGTGACTACTTGAGTGATGTATGAAATTTTGAAAGAAGCTCTGACTGCATAGCAAGAGAATGATGGCGCGCCCAAGGTGTGCCACTGATGTGGTGACTAGTTGAGTGCCGCCTCTCTCTTTTGGTGTCTTCTATGCATCCTTTTGATCTTTCCCGATGTATGAAATTACGGTGCGTGACTGACTGGCTGACTGGCCGGGGAAAGGCAATGAGTACTATTAGAACCGGTAGTCAGTCATACGACTTTGCCCTGGGAAAGGAGGAAGCGAACCTAATTAGTATCTGGTTTTGGTGGGTGCCACTAATTATCATCCAATCTCTTGGACTATTTAGCAGCTTGGCGGCTTCATGACAGACTCATTGCGCGATTATCCCTTTCAACGATCTTAATTATTGCTGAATCACAACGACACTGCACTACCATTTGGATTTTTTTGCTTCGTACAGAAATTAAACCTGAACTTGTAAACCAACAAGAACTTTTTTGCAATGTGGATGAACATGAATCCCCAAAATATTGTGGCCGACTTGGGGTGCAACTTTTCTCCGGCAGCTCTCCGCAGAAGAAGCGCTGTTGGTCTGGTCTGCGGCAGTGCCCTGTTGAAAACAGATCATCGCCTTCACAGTGCCATCGTCCATGTTGCCGGCCTGTGTCTTGACGTCCTCCGGCCTAGGGTGCAGCAATCATGAGAGCGTGTGCAGCGTACGCCCAAGCCAGGTGCAAAGAGTGACCTTGGGGTGCTAGACTCTTGGCCTAGGCGCTGCAGTGCGAGGTTAGCTAAAAACATTGTACTAGGATCGACATCAATCTGCTCGTTGGCTGCAGTGAGTCAGGACAGGTTCTTTACGGATAACAGTTGGTGTTGCACGGGCAAAAGACATCTTGTTCAGGTCAGATCAGAGTGTGTAAGCAACCCACTTGTATATTGCTCGATCTAGCTCTTGCTCACGGATTCAAGTAGCGATTTAGGGTTACAATCTCTGGATACATGAATGGGAAAGggaagggaaaggggaaagagcCGCCGCCGGGTTCGTGCCGTGATCCACTGGATACCTTCCTCTGGTGGGTGAAGACGCGTTAAGTAGTTGGCACCGTCACACCCACTCAGGGCCGCTGACATTGGGGTTGGGCCGCTTCTGCCTGGTGGGCCGAGCTGGTGGCGAGGCCGGTCCGTTTCTGGTCGCTGGTGCTGGGCTGCTTGTGGCCTTGACACCCCCTCCTTCTTGCGATGAGGCTTGTCCCCAAGCCTCTGCAGCCGGAAACCGAGCCTGTAGTTCTTCTTTGTCTTCCCAAGTGTCGCTGATTGACGCAGGATCAGACCACCGCACGAGGACCTGCTCAATCATGCTGCCATGCTTGCGACGCCATCGCGAAGCCAAAACCTGGACTGGAACTGCAGGTATATCAGTAGCAGTGGGAAGCTGTTGCTGAATTGGCGTACCTGGCAGCAGGGCCTTCCTCAGCAGAGACACATGGAAGACTGGGTGAACTGTTGCATTCGCCGGCAGCTCTAGTTTGTAAGCCACCGGATTGATCTTGTCGATGATGGAGTATGGCCCGTAGTACCGAAAAGAGAGCTTGTGATTAGCTCGCTTGGCCATTGATGTTTGCACGTACGGCTGTAACTTCAGGTAAACTTTTTCGCCGATCTCAAATACACGTTTTGAACGTTTCTTGTCTGCCTGCTGTTTCATACGCAAGCGAGCTCGCTGAAGGTGTTGCTGTAGCGGATCTTGAATAGTGGCGTGCTCGTCGAGCCAAGTTTGCAGGGCagggacagaacaagaagaggccGCCGTGATGCCCCAGTGACGAGGTTCGTGACCGAACATAGCCATGAATGGTGTCATTCCAATGGCCGAATGTGGCGCAGCATTGTACCAGAATTGTGCAAGAGGAATCCAATGGCTCCATCGCTTGGGACAAGAATGAGTGAAACAGCAAAGAAAAGTTTCAAGGCATTGGTTCACGCGCTCCGACTGCCCATCGGTTTGTGGATGGTTGGCCGTGCTCATGCGGAGATCGGTACCAGCGTGGCGAAAGAGTTCTCGCCAAAAGTGGCTCATGAAAACAGGATCACGATCGGAGACAATAGATTGAGGGAAACCATGGATGGGGAAAATGCGTTGCATGTACAGGAGGTCAACGCGAGAAGCAGTGTAAGGATGGGCAAGTGGCAAGAAATGAGCGAACTTGGTCATCTTATCGACCAAAACCCAGATGCAATTGTACTGACCTGATTGTGGGAGACCATCGATGAAGTCCATCGTGATCATATCCCAGGATGTGGTGGGAATAGGAAGCGGGTGGAGCAGCCCTGGTGAAGCCACTCGCTCTGTTTTAGCTTGTTGACAGATttcgcagcattgagcatattgaaGAATGTGAGCCTTCATTTTAGGCCAAGCAAATAAGCGCCTGATTCGCTTGTAGGTGGCTGGAAATCCTGAATGCCCCCCTACTGGGCTGTCATGAAACGCCGAAATGATCTGCTGCTGCAGTGCGGTGCTGCCTCCAAGCCAGATACGGTCTCTGAAACGTAGAAGCCCTTGCGACAAGCTGAAACGCCCTTTTGGGTCTGGTCTGACTGCCAACTGCTCCAACAGACGCTGTGCTTGGGGGTTGGAGTTGTAGCTTGACACGATATCGTCGAGCCACGTTGGCTGGAAGCTTGAGATCGCCATGGTGTGCTTTGAGTGGTGCAGGCGAGAGAGTGCATCTGCGGCTCCATTTTCCACGCCTTCTTATATACTATTTTGTATTGCAAGCCcaataactgaaggaaatatgccctagaggcaataataaagttattatttatttcctcatatcatgataaatgtttattattcatgctagaattgtattaaccggaaacatgatacatgtgtgaatacataaacaaactgagtgtcactagtatgcctctacttgactagctcgtttatcaaagatgcttatgtttcctagccatggacaaaagagttgtcctttgattaacaggatcacacgatgcgcgtgggaaacggttccaaagtcgatgtgatcgcggtcggcacgctacctctacatctaccttcgggattagtcttagacctaaataattattatttggtgccagcgctgagcatgaacattatatctggatcttgtttgatgcgagacgattattcatttaaatcagagaataatggttgttctatttatatgagtaatatcttttatggtcatgcacccttgaagagtggtctatttttattaaatctcgatagtagtgatacacatattcataatgtccaaaccaaaagatgcagagttgataatgatagtgcaacttatttgtggcactgccgtttaggtcatatcggtgtaaagcgcatgaagaaactccatactgatggacttttggaatcacttgattatgaatcacttggtacttgcgaaccgtgcctcatgggcaagatgactaaaacaccgttctccggtactatagagagagcaacaaatttgttggaaatcatacatacagatgtatgtggaccgatgaatattgaagctcgtggcggatatcgttattttctcaccttcacagatgatttgagcagatatgggtatatctacttaatgaaacacaagtctgaaacatttgaaaagttcaaagaatttcagagtgaagtggaaaatcatcgtaacaagaaaattaagtttctacgatctgatcgtggaggagaatattttagttacgagtttggtttacatttgaaacaatgcggaatagtttcgcaactcacgccacccggaacaccacaacgtaatggtgtgtccgaacgtcgtaatcgtactttactagatatggtgcgatctatgatgtctcttactgatttaccgctatcattttggggttatgctttagagacggctgcattcacattgaatagggcaccatcaaaatccgttgagacgacgccttatgaactatggtttggcaagaaaccaaagttgtcatttcttaaagtttggggctgcgatgcttatgtgaagaaacttcaaccagataagttcgaacccaaatcggagaaatgtgtcttcataggatacccaaaagagactgttgggtacaccttctatcacagatctgaaggcaagacattcgttgctaagaatggatcctttctagaaaaagagtttctctcgaaagaagtgagtgggaggaaagtagaacttgatgagataactatgtctgctccctcattggaaagtagttcatcacagaaatcagttcctgtgacatctacaccaattagtgaggaagataatgatattgatcatgaaacttcagatcaagtttctactgaacctcgtaggtctaccagaataaaatcagcaccagagtagtacggtaatcctattctagaagtcatgttacttgaccatgatgaacctacgaactatgaggaagcgatgatgagcccagattccgcaaaatggctagaagccatgaaatctgagatgggatccatgtatgaaaacaaagtatggactttggttgacttgcccgatgatcggcaagccattgagaataaatggatctttaagaagaagactgacgctgacggtaatgtaactgtctataaagctcgacttgt
This window encodes:
- the LOC119294119 gene encoding uncharacterized protein LOC119294119 yields the protein MKKVRARPRRIPAFGEWNYYDDGGYGYGDGAGDWPVTQCLDSAMQAGLFVSLPTSPKPLKKVVKWSDSGTLEVDGEQRQRQRQRQKVVVGLREEHGPKKPIEIYLKVSDADAHLAASCNKASRRARAVKAVDEDLYVIPPDMLCHNNNQRKRLTKRLWIGCLGCVSA